In one Dehalogenimonas formicexedens genomic region, the following are encoded:
- a CDS encoding fibronectin type III domain-containing protein, with the protein MAHIKRWLYPVLSMVLILTAVSCGAQVTPPAVTTSPPEPIPAAPSDLVVKIIDPNKINIRWADNSVNEIGFRLERSTDLNFTKDVVVTNLTFNFTDLTEPAFNLVAAALDHPVTTYFYRVYARGESGDSLPSNIATDWQVFYSFKGTQFVYARLVSLATSPAAMNYVATYWKGVNWYDISGNSQQGRVNIGWQYRYVCVPWQEADWTVYPDGRMIPGASGLRLEAEIAKMNRGETLPYQWQGAK; encoded by the coding sequence ATGGCTCATATCAAACGGTGGCTTTATCCGGTGCTTTCAATGGTTCTCATTCTTACAGCGGTATCTTGCGGGGCCCAGGTCACCCCACCCGCCGTAACGACCTCTCCGCCGGAACCAATCCCGGCTGCGCCATCCGATCTGGTGGTGAAGATCATCGACCCAAACAAGATCAATATTCGTTGGGCTGATAACTCGGTCAATGAGATTGGCTTCCGGTTGGAACGTTCCACCGATCTCAATTTCACTAAGGACGTAGTTGTCACCAATCTAACCTTCAATTTTACAGACCTGACCGAACCGGCATTTAACTTGGTAGCCGCCGCCCTCGATCATCCGGTCACCACTTATTTCTATCGAGTTTACGCCAGGGGTGAGAGCGGTGATTCGCTGCCGTCTAACATCGCGACTGACTGGCAGGTGTTTTATTCTTTTAAGGGGACGCAGTTCGTGTACGCCCGGCTCGTTTCGCTGGCCACCTCCCCAGCAGCCATGAACTACGTCGCTACCTATTGGAAAGGCGTCAACTGGTACGACATTTCCGGCAACTCCCAGCAAGGCAGGGTGAATATTGGGTGGCAATACAGGTACGTATGCGTTCCCTGGCAGGAAGCTGACTGGACGGTTTACCCCGACGGCCGCATGATTCCCGGTGCTAGTGGGCTGCGTCTTGAGGCAGAGATCGCCAAAATGAACCGGGGCGAAACCCTGCCTTACCAGTGGCAAGGCGCCAAGTAG
- the rnc gene encoding ribonuclease III: MADLEKIQTALGIHFKNQALLETALVHSSYLNERSGHGLISNERLEFLGDAVLGLFIAEMLYRTFAGEDEGTLTRYRSLLVRRETLSRLGESLKLGDYLYLGRGEDSSGGRAKPANLSRALEALIAAIYLDQGSEAAGRFIHRLFAADLARLEEMSAIADSKSRLQEIVQSRFQTTPRYNETEIGSQSGEILFAATVSVREDILGRGEGRTKKEAQSRAAQQAIDELGRHFTP, encoded by the coding sequence GTGGCAGACCTCGAAAAAATACAAACGGCGCTGGGTATCCATTTCAAAAATCAGGCGCTGCTGGAAACAGCCCTGGTTCACAGTTCTTATCTGAACGAACGGTCCGGCCACGGGCTGATTTCCAACGAGCGGTTGGAATTCCTGGGCGACGCCGTCCTGGGCCTTTTCATCGCCGAGATGCTGTACCGCACCTTTGCCGGGGAAGATGAGGGAACTCTGACCCGCTACCGCTCCCTGCTGGTGCGCCGCGAGACCCTGTCCCGGCTTGGAGAGTCGCTCAAATTGGGAGATTACCTGTACCTGGGGCGGGGTGAGGACTCAAGCGGCGGGCGCGCCAAACCCGCCAATTTATCACGGGCGCTGGAAGCCCTTATCGCCGCGATATACCTCGACCAGGGGAGTGAGGCCGCGGGCCGCTTTATTCACCGGTTGTTTGCCGCCGACCTGGCCCGCCTCGAAGAGATGAGCGCCATCGCCGACTCCAAGAGCCGGCTGCAGGAGATAGTCCAAAGCCGGTTCCAAACAACGCCGCGTTACAACGAAACCGAGATCGGGAGCCAATCCGGCGAAATACTGTTCGCCGCCACGGTGTCCGTAAGAGAGGATATCCTAGGACGCGGCGAAGGCCGGACCAAAAAAGAAGCCCAGTCACGAGCCGCGCAACAAGCCATCGATGAATTGGGAAGACACTTTACACCCTGA
- a CDS encoding acylphosphatase gives MMSKAAAVRLSFGGRVQGVGFREFTRRQAADFNLAGYVKNMPDGSLQVVAEGQRPDILHFIENLMSGPPGAIVKTVDTQWIEPAGGYADFQIAY, from the coding sequence ATGATGTCAAAGGCCGCGGCGGTGCGCCTGTCATTCGGCGGGAGGGTGCAGGGAGTGGGCTTCAGGGAATTCACCCGTCGCCAAGCCGCCGATTTCAACCTGGCCGGTTACGTTAAGAACATGCCCGACGGCAGCCTGCAGGTTGTGGCTGAGGGACAGAGGCCGGATATTCTCCATTTCATCGAGAACCTGATGTCGGGTCCTCCCGGCGCCATCGTTAAAACAGTCGATACCCAATGGATCGAACCCGCCGGCGGATACGCCGATTTCCAGATCGCTTATTGA
- a CDS encoding lysophospholipid acyltransferase family protein, translating to MKFAWYYRLVRLSARIVFIFTRVKVIGKENVPSTGPMLVCSNHIHLADPPLLGLNLPRYPVYFLAKKELFGNKFVGFIFRGSGTIPVNRTGVSGEGIKLSQSAFKKGGAIIIFPEGKRNPAATLCQALPGAAYLAATFGVPVVPTAILGTENIKGKWWFLKPRTVTIQFGKPFNLEACPDKNDREALAAQGDRIMKAIAELLPVPNRGVYGEKA from the coding sequence ATGAAGTTCGCCTGGTACTACCGGCTGGTGCGCCTGTCCGCAAGAATCGTATTCATATTCACCCGGGTCAAGGTTATCGGCAAGGAGAACGTGCCCAGCACCGGCCCGATGCTGGTTTGCAGCAACCACATACATCTTGCCGATCCACCCCTTTTGGGACTCAACCTTCCAAGATACCCGGTATATTTCCTGGCCAAGAAGGAACTCTTCGGCAACAAGTTTGTCGGTTTTATTTTCAGGGGATCCGGCACTATCCCGGTAAACCGCACCGGAGTTTCCGGTGAAGGCATCAAGCTATCCCAGTCCGCCTTCAAAAAGGGCGGCGCGATCATCATTTTCCCGGAGGGCAAGCGCAACCCGGCGGCAACGCTGTGCCAGGCTCTGCCGGGGGCGGCTTACCTGGCGGCCACCTTCGGGGTGCCGGTAGTCCCGACAGCCATCCTCGGCACCGAGAACATCAAGGGGAAGTGGTGGTTCTTAAAACCACGGACGGTCACCATCCAATTCGGTAAACCATTCAACCTGGAGGCTTGCCCGGATAAGAACGACCGCGAGGCGCTCGCCGCCCAGGGCGACCGCATAATGAAAGCCATCGCCGAACTTTTGCCGGTGCCGAACCGGGGCGTCTACGGAGAAAAAGCTTGA
- the ispH gene encoding 4-hydroxy-3-methylbut-2-enyl diphosphate reductase: protein MKIERAADLGFCFGVRRALGILEETARQRGGVETLGALVHNRQVMSRLNSLGVRTVKGVSEITGRTVVVSSHGVGPKVLQEIRDRGIEIVDTTCPFVQRAQTAARRLSEAGFFTVIYGDVNHPEVKGILGWADGNGIATLSTDDLDKIELPRHIGLLSQTTQVPARFIDFAKQVTDKAMIKDAELRLVDTVCHDIRKRQAAALELAGRADLMLVIGGHHSANTRHLVDLCAARTETHLVETETEIDPAWLTGKTLVGVTAGASTSPETIDEVVRRLKDLAAA from the coding sequence TTGAAGATCGAGCGGGCCGCCGACCTGGGCTTCTGTTTCGGGGTCAGGCGCGCCCTCGGCATCCTGGAAGAGACGGCGAGGCAAAGAGGCGGCGTCGAAACCCTCGGCGCCCTGGTGCACAATCGCCAGGTGATGTCACGGCTGAACAGCCTGGGCGTCAGGACGGTAAAGGGCGTTTCCGAAATCACCGGCCGGACGGTGGTCGTCAGCTCACACGGCGTCGGCCCGAAGGTTCTCCAGGAAATCAGGGACCGCGGCATCGAGATCGTCGATACCACCTGCCCGTTCGTCCAGCGCGCCCAAACCGCGGCACGCCGTCTTTCCGAGGCGGGCTTTTTCACCGTCATATACGGCGACGTCAATCATCCGGAGGTCAAGGGCATCCTGGGATGGGCGGACGGCAACGGTATCGCCACACTTTCCACCGACGACCTCGATAAGATCGAACTGCCCCGCCACATAGGTCTGCTCTCACAGACGACCCAGGTGCCCGCCCGGTTCATAGATTTTGCCAAGCAGGTCACTGATAAAGCCATGATCAAAGATGCCGAACTCCGGCTGGTGGATACGGTGTGCCACGACATCCGGAAGCGCCAGGCGGCGGCGCTGGAACTGGCCGGACGGGCGGACCTGATGCTGGTGATCGGGGGACACCACAGCGCCAATACACGGCACCTTGTGGATTTATGCGCCGCCAGGACGGAGACCCACCTGGTTGAAACCGAGACCGAGATCGACCCGGCCTGGCTTACCGGCAAAACCCTGGTGGGTGTCACCGCCGGGGCTTCCACTTCGCCGGAGACCATCGATGAGGTGGTGCGGCGGCTGAAAGACCTGGCCGCCGCCTAG
- a CDS encoding MerR family transcriptional regulator, whose protein sequence is MTEYYQIGDLARRASISTRAARFYEEKGLLSAASRTSGGMRLYDESDVKRVRLIRRLQNTGLELEDIRHLLDTSPGSKVRQDRVAHTLSVLNLEAERSRERMAQLAAQSLEREEIIELVSRCRECAAETCPVDCPPRNHII, encoded by the coding sequence ATGACCGAGTATTATCAAATCGGAGATCTGGCCCGGCGCGCCTCGATTTCGACCAGGGCTGCCCGATTTTACGAGGAAAAAGGGCTGTTGAGTGCGGCTTCCCGGACTTCCGGGGGCATGCGGCTGTATGACGAAAGTGACGTGAAAAGGGTCAGGCTCATACGCCGCCTGCAGAACACCGGCCTGGAGTTGGAGGATATCCGGCACCTGTTGGATACCTCTCCCGGTTCAAAAGTCCGCCAGGATCGCGTGGCGCATACTCTTTCGGTGCTGAACCTCGAGGCGGAGCGCAGCCGTGAGAGGATGGCGCAACTCGCGGCGCAAAGCCTGGAGCGTGAAGAAATCATCGAACTGGTATCCCGCTGCCGGGAGTGCGCCGCTGAAACATGCCCGGTCGATTGTCCGCCCAGGAACCACATCATCTAA
- the trpS gene encoding tryptophan--tRNA ligase, translating to MKKRVFSGIRPTGRIHLGNYLGAVQNYVAMQDEFECIYCVVDIHALTTLEDTHLLKENVREMITDLLAAGLDPEKCALFVQSHVPEVTELFTLLGMVTPLSWLLRVPTFKEKVKQQPQNVNYGLVGYPVLMTADIVLYKAEVVPVGEDQLPHLELAREIVRRFNDHFGETFPEPKARMTTFPMVVGLDGREKMSKSLNNHIELAATPEETMKKVMGAVTDPARMRRADPGHPEVCNIYKLQQNFNPQVIDEIAEGCRSASRGCVECKKQLGASINEFLAPIRVRRIEIAKDQAYIDRVMKEGAEKARALARVTITEVKQRMGLL from the coding sequence ATGAAAAAGCGCGTATTTTCCGGCATCAGGCCGACCGGCCGCATCCACCTGGGCAATTACCTGGGCGCGGTGCAGAACTATGTGGCCATGCAGGACGAGTTCGAATGCATCTATTGCGTTGTCGATATTCACGCCCTGACCACCCTTGAAGACACCCACTTGCTCAAGGAAAACGTGCGGGAAATGATCACCGACCTGCTGGCGGCGGGGCTCGACCCGGAGAAATGCGCCCTGTTCGTCCAGTCTCACGTCCCTGAGGTGACCGAGTTGTTCACCCTGCTGGGCATGGTAACGCCGCTTTCCTGGCTGCTCCGGGTGCCGACCTTCAAGGAGAAGGTCAAGCAGCAGCCACAGAACGTCAACTACGGGCTGGTCGGCTACCCGGTGCTGATGACAGCGGATATCGTCCTGTACAAAGCCGAAGTTGTTCCGGTCGGCGAGGACCAGTTGCCCCACCTGGAACTGGCGCGCGAGATCGTCCGGCGGTTCAACGACCATTTCGGCGAAACTTTCCCCGAACCCAAGGCGCGCATGACCACCTTCCCCATGGTGGTGGGTCTCGACGGCAGGGAAAAGATGAGCAAGTCTCTGAACAACCACATCGAACTGGCGGCCACGCCTGAAGAGACGATGAAAAAGGTGATGGGCGCCGTTACCGACCCTGCCCGCATGCGCCGCGCTGATCCGGGTCACCCGGAGGTCTGCAATATCTACAAGCTGCAGCAGAACTTCAATCCGCAAGTCATCGACGAGATCGCCGAGGGCTGCCGATCCGCGTCGCGCGGCTGCGTGGAGTGCAAAAAGCAACTGGGCGCCTCCATCAACGAATTCCTGGCGCCCATCCGCGTCCGCCGCATCGAGATCGCCAAGGACCAGGCGTACATCGACCGGGTGATGAAGGAGGGAGCCGAAAAGGCCAGGGCGCTGGCCAGGGTAACCATCACCGAAGTGAAGCAGCGGATGGGACTCCTGTAA
- the purU gene encoding formyltetrahydrofolate deformylase, whose amino-acid sequence MTSAILKVTCQDKKGLIAAVSGFIAQNHGNIITLDEFVDRASNTFFMRVEWDIRDFSISSENIGPAIAKLSTDGGFGGKWETVFSDTKPRMAIFVSKFDHCLWDLLLRHQSGELKCNIPVIVSNHEDLRHVAEFFGVPFHVVPKNAENKFQAERREFEILEKYRADFVVMARYMQVLSEDFLSRYENRVINIHHSFLPAFEGAKPYHQAFERGVKIIGATAHFATVNLDKGPIIHQATLPISHQDTVDDLITKGRDIEKRVLSDGVKLYIANRVFVHGHRTIIL is encoded by the coding sequence ATGACTTCTGCAATATTAAAGGTCACCTGCCAGGATAAAAAAGGCCTCATTGCCGCGGTGTCCGGGTTCATCGCCCAGAACCACGGCAATATCATCACCCTCGACGAATTCGTCGACAGGGCATCCAACACCTTTTTCATGCGGGTCGAGTGGGATATCCGGGATTTCTCCATCTCGAGCGAAAACATCGGCCCGGCGATCGCCAAATTGTCCACTGACGGCGGTTTCGGCGGCAAATGGGAAACGGTCTTTTCAGACACCAAGCCCCGGATGGCTATCTTCGTATCCAAGTTTGACCATTGCTTGTGGGATTTGCTGCTCCGGCATCAGTCCGGGGAACTCAAATGCAACATCCCGGTCATTGTCAGCAACCATGAAGACCTCCGGCATGTGGCCGAGTTTTTCGGCGTGCCCTTTCACGTCGTACCCAAGAACGCCGAGAACAAGTTCCAGGCCGAGCGCCGGGAGTTCGAAATCCTCGAGAAATACCGGGCAGATTTCGTGGTCATGGCCCGCTACATGCAGGTCTTGAGCGAGGATTTTCTTTCAAGGTACGAAAACCGGGTCATCAACATCCACCACTCGTTCCTGCCGGCCTTCGAGGGTGCCAAGCCTTACCACCAGGCTTTCGAGAGGGGCGTCAAAATCATCGGGGCGACCGCCCATTTTGCCACGGTGAACCTGGACAAGGGGCCGATCATCCACCAGGCGACGCTGCCGATCTCCCATCAGGATACGGTCGACGACCTCATCACCAAGGGGCGCGACATCGAGAAGCGCGTCCTCTCAGATGGGGTGAAGCTCTACATCGCCAACCGGGTTTTCGTCCACGGCCACCGGACGATAATTCTTTAA
- a CDS encoding VOC family protein, which produces MQKITPNLWFDNNAEEAVALYTSLFKNSRKGFVARYGAEGAKVSGMPEGSVLTVEFQLEGYDFIALNGGPVFKFNPSVSFFIMCQTAEEADRMWAGLSPGGSILMEYQQYPFAKKFGWLNDKFGLSWQVMLAEKPTQKIQACLMYVGKQAGNAEEAINRYVSIFPDSAVVMLSRYGEGGADKPGTINHGVFTLAGQKFVAMDSALEHKFNFNEAVSFQVTCKDQKEIDYYWEKLTEGGEESVCGWLKDKYGVSWQVTPAALADMMKDPDKVKVERMMKVFLKMKKIDLAALMKAFEGK; this is translated from the coding sequence ATGCAGAAGATCACGCCCAACCTGTGGTTCGACAATAACGCTGAGGAAGCAGTAGCCCTCTACACATCACTTTTCAAAAATTCCCGCAAAGGCTTTGTGGCCCGTTACGGCGCCGAGGGGGCCAAGGTTTCCGGGATGCCTGAAGGTTCAGTCCTGACCGTCGAGTTTCAGCTTGAAGGGTACGATTTTATCGCTCTCAACGGCGGACCGGTTTTCAAATTCAATCCGTCGGTGTCATTCTTCATCATGTGCCAGACCGCCGAGGAGGCCGACAGGATGTGGGCGGGCTTGAGCCCGGGCGGCTCGATACTCATGGAATACCAGCAGTACCCTTTCGCCAAAAAATTCGGCTGGTTGAATGACAAATTCGGTCTTTCTTGGCAGGTGATGCTGGCAGAAAAGCCTACTCAGAAGATCCAGGCGTGCCTTATGTATGTCGGCAAGCAGGCTGGCAACGCCGAGGAAGCCATCAACCGTTATGTATCGATCTTCCCGGATTCAGCGGTCGTGATGTTGTCGAGATACGGAGAAGGTGGGGCTGACAAACCGGGGACCATCAATCACGGCGTGTTCACTCTGGCCGGGCAGAAATTCGTCGCCATGGACAGCGCCCTGGAGCACAAGTTCAATTTCAACGAGGCGGTCTCGTTCCAGGTCACCTGCAAGGACCAGAAGGAGATCGATTACTACTGGGAGAAGTTGACCGAAGGCGGCGAGGAGAGCGTCTGCGGCTGGCTCAAGGACAAATACGGCGTGTCATGGCAGGTCACGCCGGCTGCCCTGGCCGATATGATGAAAGACCCCGATAAAGTTAAAGTCGAGAGGATGATGAAGGTCTTCCTCAAGATGAAGAAGATCGACCTCGCTGCCCTTATGAAGGCTTTCGAAGGAAAGTAA
- a CDS encoding VOC family protein gives MAVLNVYLHFNGDCKQGMDFYKQIFGGELKVMTVAQSPMAAQRPEVKDKILHSILRSDGVVIMASDWLVPEQRIPGNTVALTLVCQSKEEINALYSRLVEGGKVKQPLKEEFFGTYAQVIDKFGFIWMLQFGQSDM, from the coding sequence ATGGCCGTTCTCAACGTCTATTTACATTTCAATGGCGATTGCAAACAGGGGATGGATTTTTATAAGCAGATCTTCGGCGGCGAATTGAAAGTGATGACCGTGGCACAATCGCCGATGGCCGCGCAGCGTCCCGAGGTCAAGGACAAGATTCTCCACTCCATCCTTCGCAGCGACGGCGTCGTCATCATGGCTTCTGATTGGCTGGTCCCTGAGCAGCGCATTCCCGGGAATACCGTGGCGTTGACCCTGGTTTGCCAGAGCAAGGAAGAGATCAATGCCCTGTACTCCAGGCTGGTGGAAGGCGGCAAGGTGAAGCAACCGCTAAAGGAAGAATTTTTCGGCACTTACGCCCAGGTGATAGATAAGTTTGGTTTCATTTGGATGCTCCAGTTCGGCCAGAGCGATATGTAG
- a CDS encoding DUF1428 domain-containing protein: MRYVDGFVIVVPEGNVEAYRKLAEESGRIWKKYGALEYVECIGDDLNPEMPGEMKGVTFPEIAGAKPGETVAFSFIVYKSREHRDEVNAKVMKDPFMNGTVQPMPFDVKRTAFGGFKAIVDL, translated from the coding sequence ATGAGGTACGTTGACGGGTTTGTCATTGTAGTCCCTGAAGGGAACGTGGAGGCTTACCGCAAGCTGGCGGAGGAATCCGGCCGGATCTGGAAAAAATACGGGGCGCTTGAGTATGTCGAGTGCATTGGCGATGACCTGAATCCGGAAATGCCTGGCGAAATGAAAGGGGTAACATTCCCCGAAATTGCGGGGGCCAAACCTGGCGAGACAGTCGCCTTTTCGTTTATCGTCTACAAATCGCGTGAGCATCGCGACGAAGTCAATGCCAAGGTGATGAAGGATCCGTTCATGAACGGCACCGTCCAGCCGATGCCTTTCGATGTCAAGCGGACTGCTTTCGGCGGTTTCAAAGCTATCGTAGATCTGTAA
- a CDS encoding DUF488 domain-containing protein, with protein MNIKRAYETSEKSDGYRVLVDRLWPCGISKEKAGIDLWLKEVAPSTELRKWFGHDPERWPEFQSKYRTELKNHKDLLEQLKQVEVDHKTMTLVYAARDESRNEAVVLKQVLEGSV; from the coding sequence ATAAACATCAAGAGGGCTTACGAAACGTCCGAAAAATCAGACGGTTACCGCGTCTTGGTGGACCGGTTGTGGCCGTGCGGGATCTCCAAAGAAAAGGCCGGAATCGACCTCTGGCTCAAAGAGGTGGCGCCAAGTACTGAACTCAGGAAATGGTTCGGACACGATCCGGAGCGCTGGCCGGAGTTCCAGTCCAAATACCGGACTGAACTAAAGAACCACAAGGACCTGTTGGAACAGCTGAAGCAGGTTGAAGTTGACCACAAAACGATGACCCTGGTTTATGCCGCCAGAGACGAGAGCCGCAACGAAGCCGTTGTTTTGAAACAGGTGTTGGAGGGCTCAGTTTGA
- a CDS encoding NADH-quinone oxidoreductase subunit B family protein, whose protein sequence is MSTRSLINNILSPKLAGKVAFKNEEFEKAGLELKKEIARVFGRSLAIREVDSGSDNAVEIELNNLGTPHYDIERFGVSFVASPRHADVIIITGPVTMAMAEAAKKTYDAMPQPGWVVAVGDDACGIGLIKDSYAVLGAAEKILPVDFKIPGNPPSPLEIMRGLLAFMRAIQKQPR, encoded by the coding sequence ATGAGCACCAGGAGCCTGATAAATAATATCCTTTCGCCGAAGCTCGCCGGCAAGGTCGCTTTTAAAAATGAGGAATTCGAAAAGGCCGGGCTGGAGCTTAAAAAGGAGATCGCCCGGGTTTTCGGGCGCAGCCTGGCTATCCGCGAGGTGGATTCCGGATCGGACAACGCCGTTGAGATCGAACTCAATAACCTGGGGACGCCGCATTACGACATCGAACGCTTCGGCGTCAGTTTCGTCGCTTCGCCTCGGCACGCCGATGTCATCATTATCACCGGTCCGGTTACCATGGCCATGGCGGAGGCAGCCAAAAAAACCTACGACGCGATGCCGCAGCCGGGTTGGGTGGTGGCGGTGGGTGACGATGCCTGCGGCATCGGTTTAATCAAAGACAGTTATGCGGTTCTCGGCGCCGCCGAAAAAATCCTTCCCGTCGACTTCAAGATCCCCGGTAATCCGCCTTCTCCACTCGAAATAATGCGAGGACTCCTGGCATTTATGCGGGCGATTCAGAAGCAGCCCCGGTAA
- a CDS encoding NADH-quinone oxidoreductase subunit C: MQNLTSLVEHHLYQKGFDSRSRRGSGGEIHLSISVVALVEAVSVLKTQKDVVLIGLWAAQDFSAEGFTLFYCFERRGAKDLFVLEVRLVGNRAISIAQEYPIASYFQREVTDGFGIEFSGAFDTRRLFLHEVYGDDFHPLLKSFDGRRQEPSKITPEREYRFKEISGEGVYEIPVGPVHAGIIEPGHFRFSVIGETIFNLEIRHFWKHRGIEKLAEGKPPDEVIKLAETVSGDESAANACGFAMAIENIAGVSIPRRAWQLRMIALELERIYSHLGDLAGMSVDVAYPVGAAPFFVLREEILRWNAGLTGSRFLKGFIVPGGCARDPAQDDLENLRRYTLSFSARFNEALDGVYDSAWVIDRFETTGIVKRELAAPLNLTGPTARAAGTAIDTRVDHPYGLYEEFKPEVETGESGDVLSRFQVKAGEIEESLRLIGDIIEKTASGAVMVECRPENGYALSLVEAARGQNLHWVCLKDGRIDRWKIRTSSFCNWLAIQHAVIGNIVPDFPLINKSLNLSYAGNDL, encoded by the coding sequence ATGCAAAACCTGACATCTTTAGTTGAACACCATCTCTACCAAAAAGGCTTCGACAGCCGCAGCCGCAGGGGGTCCGGTGGTGAAATCCACCTGTCCATAAGCGTCGTCGCCCTGGTGGAAGCGGTGTCGGTTTTAAAAACGCAAAAAGATGTGGTGCTGATTGGGCTTTGGGCGGCGCAGGATTTTTCGGCCGAAGGCTTCACCTTGTTCTATTGCTTCGAAAGGCGAGGCGCAAAGGACCTTTTTGTCCTTGAGGTCAGGCTGGTCGGCAACCGGGCGATCTCGATCGCCCAGGAGTACCCCATCGCCAGCTATTTCCAGCGCGAAGTAACGGACGGTTTCGGCATCGAGTTTTCGGGCGCGTTCGACACCAGGAGACTATTTCTCCACGAGGTGTACGGCGACGATTTCCATCCCCTCCTGAAATCCTTCGACGGCCGCCGCCAGGAACCGTCCAAAATTACGCCGGAGCGCGAATACCGGTTCAAGGAAATTTCCGGCGAAGGGGTTTATGAGATCCCTGTCGGACCGGTTCACGCAGGCATTATCGAACCGGGGCATTTCCGGTTCAGCGTCATCGGCGAGACCATTTTCAACCTGGAGATCCGGCATTTCTGGAAGCACCGCGGCATCGAGAAGCTGGCCGAAGGCAAGCCCCCGGATGAAGTTATTAAACTGGCGGAGACGGTTTCCGGCGACGAAAGCGCTGCCAACGCCTGCGGCTTCGCCATGGCTATAGAGAACATTGCCGGGGTCAGCATCCCGCGTCGCGCCTGGCAGTTGCGGATGATTGCGCTTGAACTCGAACGAATCTACTCCCACCTCGGCGACCTGGCCGGCATGTCGGTGGATGTGGCTTACCCGGTGGGGGCGGCTCCGTTCTTTGTACTGCGAGAAGAGATTTTACGCTGGAACGCCGGACTCACCGGCTCGCGTTTCCTCAAGGGTTTCATCGTGCCCGGTGGCTGCGCCCGGGATCCGGCGCAAGATGATCTCGAAAACCTCAGGCGGTATACCCTGTCTTTTTCGGCACGATTCAACGAAGCCCTGGACGGTGTTTATGATTCGGCCTGGGTTATCGACCGCTTCGAGACTACCGGCATAGTAAAACGGGAGCTGGCGGCGCCGCTCAACCTGACCGGGCCCACCGCCCGCGCCGCCGGTACGGCTATTGATACCCGGGTCGATCACCCTTATGGATTATACGAAGAATTCAAGCCTGAGGTTGAGACGGGGGAATCCGGCGATGTCTTGAGCCGGTTCCAGGTAAAGGCCGGAGAGATCGAGGAGTCATTGCGCCTGATCGGCGACATTATCGAGAAAACTGCGTCTGGAGCGGTGATGGTTGAGTGCCGCCCGGAAAATGGTTACGCCCTGTCCTTGGTCGAAGCTGCGCGGGGACAGAACCTGCACTGGGTGTGCCTCAAAGACGGCCGAATCGACCGCTGGAAGATCAGGACGTCTTCGTTCTGCAACTGGCTGGCTATCCAGCACGCCGTCATCGGCAACATCGTGCCGGACTTTCCCCTGATCAACAAAAGCCTGAATCTGTCCTACGCGGGTAACGATCTATGA